A window of the Drosophila simulans strain w501 chromosome 2L, Prin_Dsim_3.1, whole genome shotgun sequence genome harbors these coding sequences:
- the LOC6732238 gene encoding glycerol-3-phosphate dehydrogenase, mitochondrial isoform X1 — protein sequence MSKLGAILAQSAVHLSEHRQLLSQAFLSSNTYQRSRVKVRGNHCCTMKVVPSRAEHVNALKAEEFDVLVIGGGAVGCGCAVDAACRGLKTALIEAEDFASGSSSRTSKLIDGSGSYLGTALREKDVEQLYIMLQMMSERVTMLKNAPHLNRIQPMIIPIYSFLQMPCTWLGLKVYDWISAASNIRGSHIISREATMYEFPLLKTDGLRGGVVYYDGQVDDARMCVALVMTAVALGANVGNHMEVVEIMPQEGCCRVVSVKDRISCEQFYIQSKAVINATGSSTDAIRQMDKEGTAPILLPTLETQVSLPRYFGSGHYGLLSPAQKNDDLTVYMVPFENHMVLGSREVDLDEVSSRGSPTPEPDDVDCLLEAAKKRMDPCVELGRCHVLSAWTAIKASVSCPTDKENDDDKRGTPLNSYMIEVSPDGLITLAGGRWSSYRVMAADAVDLAIKSCGLCDDHVTSSWTQDLKLDGAESWCCMLPLEFVQDYGVPMDVAHHISDSYGYNGHALFSQAPDMKKRLHPSFPYIEAEIQYAMRNEYACTLVDIIARRLRIAFVDAAATLHMLPKILKIMAAEKGWDEDEQKEQMVAAQEFLVRQMGLGSIVQPRSTSKSKPKKKGSSEGCCCRAAVRKGARSYSMEISRKICIHPLVQHRSMSSMFLPLMTSFSYGLGR from the exons ATGTCCAAGTTGGGCGCCATCCTGGCGCAAAGTGCTGTTCATCTTAGCGAGCATCGTCAGCTTTTGAGCCAGGCCTTCTTATCGTCTAACACCTATCAGCGGAGCAGGGTTAAAGTTCGCGGAAACCACTGTTGCACAATGAAGGTGGTACCATCTCGCGCGGAGCACGTAAATGCACTAAAGGCCGAGGAGTTCGACGTCCTGGTGATCGGAGGAGGAGCCGTGGGTTGTGGTTGTGCTGTAGACGCAGCGTGTCGTGGTCTTAAAACAGCCTTAATCGAGGCAGAGGATTTTGCAAGTGGCTCTAGTTCACGAACCAGTAAGCTGATCGATGGCAGTGGTTCATATCTGGGCACTGCCCTCCGGGAGAAGGATGTCGAGCAGCTGTACATTATGCTGCAAATGATGAGCGAACGGGTGACCATGCTGAAGAACGCTCCGCATCTGAACCGCATACAGCCCATGATCATACCCATCTACAGTTTTTTGCAGATGCCCTGCACCTGGCTGGGATTGAAG GTTTATGACTGGATATCTGCAGCCTCCAATATCCGTGGATCGCACATCATCTCCAGGGAGGCCACCATGTATGAGTTTCCGCTGCTAAAAACCGATGGGCTTCGCGGTGGTGTCGTCTACTATGATGGTCAGGTAGACGATGCCCGGATGTGCGTTGCATTGGTGATGACCGCGGTGGCCCTGGGCGCCAATGTGGGCAACCACATGGAGGTGGTGGAGATTATGCCACAGGAGGGCTGCTGCCGAGTTGTAAGCGTTAAGGACAGAATCTCCTGCGAGCAGTTCTACATTCAGTCCAAGGCTGTGATCAATGCCACTGGCTCCAGCACTGATGCCATCCGGCAGATGGACAAGGAGGGAACCGCACCGATTCTCTTGCCCACTCTGGAAACCCAAGTATCCCTGCCTCGCTATTTTGGTTCCGGACACTACGGTTTGTTGAGTCCAGCTCAGAAAAATGATGATCTCACTGTTTATATGGTACCGTTTGAGAACCACATGGTTCTAGGCAGTCGCGAGGTGGACCTGGATGAAGTGTCTAGCCGTGGAAGTCCCACTCCCGAACCAGATGACGTGGACTGTCTTCTAGAAGCAGCCAAGAAAAGGATGGATCCCTGCGTGGAGCTGGGACGCTGCCACGTCCTTAGTGCCTGGACGGCCATCAAGGCCAGTGTGAGCTGTCCAACCGACAAAGAGAATGATGATGACAAGCGTGGAACACCGCTCAATAGCTACATGATCGAGGTTAGTCCCGACGGTCTTATCACGCTGGCCGGCGGTCGATGGAGCAGTTACCGCGTAATGGCAGCCGATGCCGTGGATTTGGCAATTAAATCTTGTGGACTATGCGACGATCACGTGACCTCCAGTTGGACACAGGACTTGAAGTTAGACGGAGCCGAATCATGGTGTTGCATGCTGCCGCTGGAATTCGTGCAGGACTACGGTGTGCCCATGGACGTGGCGCATCATATTTCCGATTCCTATGGGTACAATGGACATGCTTTGTTCTCTCAGGCTCCTGATATGAAGAAGCGCCTTCATCCGAGCTTCCCATATATAGAGGCAGAGATTCAGTATGCCATGCGAAACGAGTACGCCTGCACCCTTGTGGACATCATCGCACGACGGTTGCGCATAGCCTTCGTGGATGCGGCCGCCACGCTACACATGCTGCCCAAAATTCTCAAGATCATGGCCGCGGAAAAGGGTTGGGATGAGGATGAGCAAAAGGAGCAGATGGTGGCGGCCCAGGAGTTTCTGGTGCGCCAAATGGGTCTGGGATCAATAGTCCAACCCAGGAGCACCAGCAAGAGCAAGCCGAAAAAGAAGGGCTCCTCGGAGGGATGTTGCTGTCGGGCTGCAGTTCGCAAGGGGGCCAGGAGCTACTCGATGGAAATATCAAGGAAGATTTGCATTCATCCCTTGGTCCAACATAGATCCATGTCTAGCATGTTCTTGCCCCTTATGACGAGCTTTAGTTATGGACTCGGACGCTAA
- the LOC6732239 gene encoding E3 ubiquitin-protein ligase NRDP1, which yields MGFDLNCIVGHVDEELICPICTDVLEEPVQSSECEHAFCRACIDKWMIQKQICPVDRSGLLNSHLVPVSRLMRNMLSRLKIKCIFSQSGCSQMLALEEFRTHVAACEHNPKVVVECSKGCGMKVPKDEMSRHNCVFELRELVEKLVKEVSDLKLKNADMEEQNSSQRREMELFQYYIAALRSTNPMLRNIGEQLDRFSLMQWGNGLRLATVHTWGSLISTPDNPMHLMVRDVLRESGCPMHMLNMLVDRCHEDRWPEGLMTLDDRRENQHLMSQYVTRLVPGLVTGKPCVVVLGGDNTHMPENLRPILGLVMIFVDGVNEMVQPPLSDIEFM from the exons ATGGGCTTTGATCTAAACTGCATTGTGGGTCACGTTGACGAGGAGCTCATCTGTCCAATTTGCACAGATGTCCTGGAGGAGCCGGTCCAGTCATCGGAGTGCGAGCACGCCTTCTGTCGCGCCTGCATCGACAAGTGGATGATCCAGAAGCAGATTTGCCCGGTGGACCGCTCCGGCCTACTGAACTCACATCTGGTGCCCGTTTCGCGCCTCATGCGCAACATGCTCTCCCGGCTTAAGATCAAGTGCATCTTCTCGCAAAGCGGATGCTCCCAAATGCTGGCCCTTGAGGAGTTCCGGACCCACGTGGCCGCCTGCGAGCATAATCCCAAGGTGGTTGTCGAGTGCAGCAAGGGATGCGGAATGAAG GTTCCCAAGGACGAGATGTCGCGCCACAACTGTGTGTTCGAACTGCGCGAGCTGGTGGAGAAACTGGTGAAGGAGGTTTCCGATCTGAAGCTGAAGAATGCCGATATGGAGGAGCAGAACTCCAGCCAGCGCCGAGAGATGGAGCTGTTCCAGTACTATATCGCAGCACTGCGATCGACCAATCCCATGCTGCGCAACATTGGCGAACAGCTGGACCGCTTCTCGCTGATGCAGTGGGGCAATGGACTCCGTCTGGCCACCGTCCACACTTGGGGCAGTCTGATCTCCACTCCGGACAATCCCATGCACCTGATGGTGCGCGACGTTTTGCGTGAAAGCGGCTGTCCGATGCATATGCTCAATATGCTGGTTGACCGTTGCCACGAGGATCGCTGGCCCGAGGGTCTGATGACGTTGGACGATCGCCGCGAGAATCAACATCTCATGAGTCAGTATGTCACCCGATTGGTGCCCGGTCTGGTCACCGGCAAGCCGTGTGTGGTTGTGCTGGGCGGCGACAACACCCACATGCCGGAGAATCTGCGCCCCATTCTCGGACTGGTCATGATCTTCGTCGACGGTGTGAATGAGATGGTACAGCCACCGCTGTCTGACATCGAGTTTATGTAA
- the LOC6732238 gene encoding glycerol-3-phosphate dehydrogenase, mitochondrial isoform X2 has protein sequence MSKLGAILAQSAVHLSEHRQLLSQAFLSSNTYQRSRVKVRGNHCCTMKVVPSRAEHVNALKAEEFDVLVIGGGAVGCGCAVDAACRGLKTALIEAEDFASGSSSRTSKLIDGSGSYLGTALREKDVEQLYIMLQMMSERVTMLKNAPHLNRIQPMIIPIYSFLQMPCTWLGLKPPISVDRTSSPGRPPCMSFRC, from the exons ATGTCCAAGTTGGGCGCCATCCTGGCGCAAAGTGCTGTTCATCTTAGCGAGCATCGTCAGCTTTTGAGCCAGGCCTTCTTATCGTCTAACACCTATCAGCGGAGCAGGGTTAAAGTTCGCGGAAACCACTGTTGCACAATGAAGGTGGTACCATCTCGCGCGGAGCACGTAAATGCACTAAAGGCCGAGGAGTTCGACGTCCTGGTGATCGGAGGAGGAGCCGTGGGTTGTGGTTGTGCTGTAGACGCAGCGTGTCGTGGTCTTAAAACAGCCTTAATCGAGGCAGAGGATTTTGCAAGTGGCTCTAGTTCACGAACCAGTAAGCTGATCGATGGCAGTGGTTCATATCTGGGCACTGCCCTCCGGGAGAAGGATGTCGAGCAGCTGTACATTATGCTGCAAATGATGAGCGAACGGGTGACCATGCTGAAGAACGCTCCGCATCTGAACCGCATACAGCCCATGATCATACCCATCTACAGTTTTTTGCAGATGCCCTGCACCTGGCTGGGATTGAAG CCTCCAATATCCGTGGATCGCACATCATCTCCAGGGAGGCCACCATGTATGAGTTTCCGCTGCTAA
- the LOC6732240 gene encoding protein nemuri, with protein sequence MSAKYTLIFALAALCCLVVSTEAAAQRSRVLSSRRGSELVEKTSDNKEEPELAAQEQELERQEQEEDRLEGRSDDVAVGSDNKQDKETATNNKDTIVKPNKDDARARRIVRAGRRRGGRRGGRRGGRRSARKSVRRGGRRGGRRRGGRRGRAGARRRTSIKRRSGKGNKA encoded by the coding sequence ATGTCAGCCAAATATACCCTGATCTTTGCCCTGGCGGCTCTCTGCTGCCTGGTGGTCTCCACCGAGGCGGCGGCCCAGCGCAGCCGAGTCCTCAGCTCTCGCCGTGGCTCCGAGCTGGTCGAGAAGACGTCGGACAACAAGGAAGAGCCCGAGCTGGCCGCCCAGGAGCAAGAGCTCGAGCGCCAGGAACAGGAGGAAGACAGACTAGAGGGACGCAGCGATGATGTTGCCGTGGGCAGCGACAACAAACAGGACAAGGAGACCGCCACCAACAACAAGGACACCATCGTGAAGCCCAACAAGGATGACGCCCGTGCCCGCCGCATCGTTCGTGCCGGTCGTCGTCGTGGTGGACGCCGCGGTGGCCGCCGTGGAGGTCGTCGTAGTGCACGCAAATCCGTGCGCCGTGGAGGACGACGAGGTGGACGCAGGCGCGGCGGACGACGTGGTCGTGCCGGTGCTCGCCGTCGCACCTCCATCAAGAGGCGTTCCGGCAAGGGCAACAAGGCCTAA